A window of the Rhizobium sp. N324 genome harbors these coding sequences:
- a CDS encoding adenylate cyclase, which yields MGGEDAPSLSRPAPAPDDIRDQLAIIIASPEFPHIGRSAAFLTYVTEEALAGRAERIKGYTIAVEVFKRNEDFKQDDPVVRIEAGRLRRLLERYYLVAGQHDPIRIDIPKGGYAPSFAWNDEVEHLPTQDVISAATQGLRFRLHNLTPAGVGAGVMLGIGVVVLALSTHLLPGGPNTLLSHGGPTLVVAPFADLGDGRQAELYSAGLTEELLTALPRFKEVQVFGRETSKSLSPGVPAFQVRGELGARFLLAGSVRVSGKRVRVAVRLVDTETDKILWSDTYDDDTDTRDLFSIQSDVANKVATTVAQPYGIMAQADAVNPPPDNVGVYTCTQSFYAYRAELTMNLHAKVRSCLERAVERYPTLATGWAMLSILYLDEERFRFNTRSGIPTPVERSLSAARRAVQLDSGNTRALQALMTALFFNQQVAEAFMVGEQALETNPNDTELLGEFGTRVAQSGQWERGAALLDRALELNPGGGGFYHGTRALAAYMLHDNRTAVLEIRQADMQKFPLYHAVAAVIYVNADMMDEARREAARFNELRPDFIPNIVTELKSRNFQPADRARLIADIRKAGLPAVDEVQASMLLPAERRPFSLP from the coding sequence ATGGGAGGCGAAGATGCGCCGTCCCTGTCACGCCCTGCTCCGGCTCCCGATGATATTCGTGATCAACTCGCGATCATCATCGCCAGTCCCGAATTCCCCCATATTGGTCGTAGCGCCGCGTTCCTGACCTATGTGACAGAAGAAGCGCTCGCTGGCCGCGCAGAACGCATTAAGGGCTACACCATCGCGGTCGAAGTCTTCAAGCGTAACGAAGATTTCAAACAGGACGACCCCGTAGTGCGGATAGAGGCTGGGCGTCTGCGGCGTTTGCTGGAGCGCTATTACCTCGTAGCAGGGCAGCATGATCCCATAAGGATCGACATTCCCAAAGGAGGATACGCACCTTCCTTCGCCTGGAATGACGAGGTGGAACACCTCCCCACGCAGGATGTCATCTCAGCGGCAACTCAAGGGTTGCGCTTCCGCTTGCACAACCTGACGCCGGCCGGTGTCGGAGCCGGCGTAATGCTCGGTATTGGCGTCGTCGTCTTGGCCTTGTCCACCCACCTGTTGCCCGGCGGGCCGAACACGCTCCTATCGCATGGGGGTCCGACATTGGTCGTCGCCCCGTTCGCCGATCTTGGCGACGGGCGGCAAGCGGAACTCTACTCGGCCGGCCTGACCGAGGAATTGTTGACGGCCCTCCCTCGCTTCAAGGAAGTGCAGGTGTTCGGGCGTGAGACGTCCAAATCGCTGTCACCCGGCGTGCCCGCCTTCCAGGTGCGCGGAGAGCTTGGCGCGCGGTTTCTGCTCGCAGGCAGCGTGCGTGTTTCAGGCAAGCGGGTGCGCGTGGCAGTGCGCCTGGTGGATACCGAAACCGACAAGATTCTCTGGTCGGATACCTATGACGACGACACCGACACCCGCGACTTGTTCAGCATTCAGTCCGACGTTGCGAACAAAGTTGCGACCACGGTTGCCCAGCCATATGGAATCATGGCCCAGGCGGATGCCGTCAATCCTCCCCCGGACAATGTTGGCGTCTACACCTGCACCCAGAGTTTCTACGCCTACCGCGCGGAGTTGACGATGAATCTGCATGCCAAGGTGCGGAGTTGCCTTGAGAGGGCGGTCGAACGCTACCCGACGCTGGCCACAGGCTGGGCTATGCTGTCGATCCTCTATCTCGACGAGGAGCGATTCCGGTTCAATACAAGGTCCGGCATACCGACACCGGTCGAGCGCAGCCTCAGCGCCGCTCGGCGCGCAGTTCAACTGGACTCAGGCAATACCCGCGCACTGCAGGCTCTGATGACCGCGCTATTCTTCAACCAGCAGGTCGCCGAGGCGTTCATGGTCGGCGAACAGGCATTGGAAACCAACCCGAACGATACGGAGCTTCTGGGCGAGTTCGGCACGCGTGTCGCCCAGAGCGGGCAATGGGAGCGCGGGGCAGCGTTGCTGGATCGTGCACTGGAACTCAACCCCGGTGGCGGCGGCTTCTATCACGGAACGCGTGCCCTCGCCGCCTACATGCTACATGACAACAGAACTGCAGTCTTAGAGATCCGGCAGGCGGATATGCAGAAGTTTCCGCTTTATCATGCGGTTGCGGCCGTCATTTACGTAAACGCCGACATGATGGACGAGGCCCGCCGAGAGGCCGCCCGGTTCAACGAACTGCGTCCCGACTTCATTCCGAACATCGTGACCGAGCTGAAATCGCGCAACTTCCAGCCCGCGGATCGGGCGAGATTGATCGCCGACATCAGGAAGGCCGGACTGCCTGCGGTGGACGAGGTTCAGGCGTCGATGCTGCTTCCGGCAGAGAGGCGCCCATTTTCTCTGCCCTAG
- a CDS encoding alpha/beta hydrolase, producing MALRVFGFNRGQSVRIGGGGVSAPKSWCRWFVVCVVTVLLPGCGGHPKDVLTPVADTSPQSTKVDMLIATTRTRSAVPGEMFNGERARAPAFADMTISIPPGKVRKEGQVAWPKRLPANPATHFATVKADDLDIDAAKKWLSTSVRKTPDGSVLVFIHGFNNRFEDAVYRFAQIVHDSGVHSAPILVTWPSRGSLLAYGYDRESTNYTRNALETLFQYLAKDAEVKEVSILAHSMGNWLALESLRQMAIRNGRLPQKFKNVMLAAPDVDVDVFSQQIADMGKQHPQFTLFVSRDDKALAFSRRVWGDVSRLGAIDPEQAPYKKELEDNKIMVIDLTKIKSGDRMNHGKFAESPEIVQLIGQRISEGQTLTDSRVGLGDQILVATTGAAAAAGNVAGLVLAAPVAVVDQDTRDNYATHVGSLAGTGGTSPTAPQNCDETRPAPGCKR from the coding sequence ATGGCTTTGCGTGTGTTCGGTTTCAACAGAGGGCAATCTGTGCGCATTGGTGGTGGGGGAGTGTCGGCTCCAAAGAGCTGGTGTCGTTGGTTTGTTGTCTGTGTCGTCACTGTCCTGCTTCCAGGATGTGGCGGCCATCCGAAGGACGTTCTGACTCCGGTAGCCGACACGTCTCCACAGTCGACGAAAGTCGACATGTTGATTGCGACGACCCGCACCCGGTCGGCGGTTCCAGGTGAGATGTTCAACGGAGAACGCGCGCGGGCACCCGCCTTCGCCGACATGACGATATCCATCCCGCCGGGCAAAGTTCGCAAGGAAGGACAGGTCGCCTGGCCGAAGAGATTGCCGGCCAATCCCGCCACCCACTTCGCCACCGTCAAGGCCGACGATCTCGACATCGATGCAGCCAAGAAATGGCTGAGCACGAGCGTCAGGAAAACGCCCGACGGCAGCGTCCTCGTGTTCATCCATGGTTTCAACAATCGGTTCGAGGATGCCGTCTACCGTTTCGCGCAAATCGTCCACGATTCCGGCGTCCATAGCGCACCGATACTCGTCACATGGCCCTCGCGCGGTAGTCTGCTCGCTTACGGCTACGACCGTGAGAGCACCAACTACACGCGCAACGCGTTGGAAACGCTCTTCCAATATCTGGCTAAAGACGCCGAGGTGAAGGAGGTCTCTATCCTCGCGCATTCGATGGGCAACTGGCTGGCGCTGGAGTCCTTGCGCCAGATGGCCATCCGCAACGGCCGCCTGCCGCAGAAATTCAAGAACGTCATGCTCGCGGCACCCGACGTCGACGTCGATGTCTTCAGCCAGCAAATCGCCGACATGGGCAAGCAGCATCCGCAGTTTACACTATTCGTATCGCGCGACGACAAAGCGCTGGCGTTTTCGCGCCGCGTCTGGGGCGACGTCTCCCGGCTTGGCGCGATCGACCCGGAGCAAGCTCCTTACAAGAAGGAGCTTGAAGACAACAAGATCATGGTCATCGATCTCACCAAGATCAAATCCGGCGACAGGATGAACCATGGCAAGTTCGCGGAATCGCCTGAGATCGTCCAGCTCATCGGCCAGCGCATCTCCGAGGGGCAGACGTTGACGGATAGCAGGGTCGGACTGGGGGACCAGATCCTGGTTGCAACAACTGGGGCGGCGGCGGCCGCCGGAAATGTCGCCGGTCTGGTTCTGGCCGCGCCCGTCGCCGTGGTCGATCAGGACACGCGCGACAACTACGCAACCCACGTAGGAAGCCTCGCGGGTACAGGCGGCACCTCGCCGACCGCGCCCCAAAATTGCGACGAGACCCGACCGGCTCCGGGCTGCAAACGCTGA